Proteins co-encoded in one Malus sylvestris chromosome 9, drMalSylv7.2, whole genome shotgun sequence genomic window:
- the LOC126582269 gene encoding universal stress protein PHOS32-like: protein MNPPPPVHIKPSSPRLTTTITPTPDGTHRKVAIAVDLSEESAFAVRWAVQNYLRPGDSVVLLHVRPTSVLYGADWGSVDPNDAVCSSSDSQQKLEDDFDAFITTKAADLAQPLVEAQFPFKIHIVKDHDMKERLCLEVERLWLSVVIMGSRGFGAAKRAAKVGRLGSVTDYCVQHCVRPVVVVRYPDDSVGSGAGGEPDGPVELHPVPEEDPEEFNDGSSSDNNEAHEIE, encoded by the exons ATGAACCCGCCACCGCCCGTACACATCAAACCATCCTCGCCGCGGCTAACCACCACGATCACCCCAACACCTGATGGAACCCACCGGAAGGTCGCGATCGCCGTCGATTTAAGCGAGGAGAGCGCCTTTGCCGTCCGATGGGCCGTACAGAACTACCTTCGACCTGGGGACTCTGTCGTCCTCCTCCACGTGCGACCCACCAGCGTCCTCTACGGCGCCGACTGGGGCTCCGTCGACCCCAACGACGCCGTCTGCTCCTCCTCCGACTCGCAGCAGAAATTGGAGGACGACTTCGACGCCTTCATCACCACCAAGGCAGCGGACCTGGCGCAGCCGTTAGTGGAGGCGCAATTTCCGTTCAAAATCCACATAGTGAAGGACCACGACATGAAGGAGCGGCTCTGCTTGGAAGTCGAGAGGCTCTGGCTCAGCGTTGTCATCATGGGCAGCCGCGGCTTCGGAGCCGCCAAGCGTGCCGCAAAGGTCGGCAGGCTCGGCAGCGTCACTGATTACTGCGTGCAACACTGTGTCCGTCCAGTTGTGGTTGTGAGGTATCCTGACGACTCGGTCGGGTCGGGCGCTGGCGGTGAACCCGATGGCCCGGTGGAGCTCCACCCGGTGCCGGAAGAGGACCCGGAGGAATTCAACGACGGTTCCTCCTCCGATAACAATGAAGCTCATG AAATCGAATAA
- the LOC126582268 gene encoding uncharacterized protein LOC126582268: MVRFSCFQANVHCPKPKKSIQPSVDIMHKTLQTSSPSKVLKDLPGKSSVNPSQSKGVSQVNSSLKHVPSLEADWKAGDMESSYINESSGKVTQAGRLIKCRSLGSELYLEGRASADNDAGDETDQGVSSDGSLHRNGLVVPEGSRDRGESPPQPSKTTPASDLGQVSSEIVNNESIFSIGEPLQAEKDGHENCDTPTSGEFADDSADLTPRTAKGLVKCCSLANISASTPAAEESSLVNPLAVHSRSSEDLHVLGMRRKGNSVHETEMQVKQEQERDDIVSKAENDNIENSIDDGYDSCNYSSFAKDWIVPPADEVRADKNLQGESSVQSWDELPSKDFKYKRIEEWVNNLQHSSSPVEETNELSQNDQVKRESNDSNGLTAAKVDGKVTPGMEAAKRYISSLSAAATTAQLANHGLVVIPFLSAFVNLRVLNLSGNSIVRITAGALPRGLHMLNLSKNGISTIEGLRELTRLRVLDMSYNRILRIGHGLASCSSLKELYLAGNKISEVEGLHRLLKLTVLDLRFNKISTAKCLGQLAANYNSLQAISLEGNPAQKNVGDDQLKKYLQGLLPHMVYYNRQQIKSSALKDAADRSVRLGISNHQFDRSLRPDHKAPRKAGHGVSSKKPSTSSTHGHASQSVASLKKSRGRHSHLPPSGTKVTAQSRQHYFDLGSRIMNLKQDLSMRRSRSEGTMAAM; the protein is encoded by the exons ATGGTTAGGTTTTCATGTTTCCAAGCTAACGTCCATTGCCCCAAACCTAAG AAAAGTATTCAACCTTCTGTTGATATAATGCATAAAACATTGCAaacttcttctccaagtaaAGTTTTGAAGGATTTGCCTGGAAAATCAAGCGTAAACCCATCACAGTCTAAAGGAGTTTCTCAAGTTAACAGCAGTTTGAAGCATGTACCTTCCCTTGAGGCTGATTGGAAAGCAGGTGATATGGAAAGCAGCTATATCAATGAAAGTAGCGGCAAGGTTACTCAGGCAGGACGGCTCATAAAATGTAGGTCTCTAGGAAGTGAATTATACCTTGAGGGGAGGGCTTCTGCTGACAATGATGCTGGGGACGAGACTGATCAAGGAGTTTCTTCTGACGGTTCTCTTCATCGGAATGGATTGGTGGTACCCGAGGGAAGTAGGGACCGAGGAGAAAGCCCACCTCAACCATCTAAGACAACTCCTGCTTCTGACCTTGGTCAAGTAAGTTCTGAAATTGTCAATAATGAATCAATTTTTTCGATTGGAGAACCATTACAAGCAGAAAAGGACGGCCATGAAAACTGTGATACTCCAACATCTGGAGAGTTTGCTGATGACTCTGCTGACCTTACACCTCGTACTGCAAAAGGGCTTGTTAAATGTTGTTCTcttgcaaacattagtgcttctACTCCGGCTGCTGAAGAGAGTTCTCTTGTTAATCCTTTAGCAGTGCATTCAAGATCTTCCGAGGACCTGCATGTCCTAGGGATGAGGCGGAAAGGGAATTCGGTACATGAGACTGAAATGCAGGTAAAGCAAGAACAGGAAAGAGATGATATTGTAAGTAAAGCTGAGAACGATAATATTGAAAACTCCATCGATGATGGCTATGATTCCTGTAACTACTCTAGTTTTGCAAAGGACTGGATAGTGCCACCTGCAGATGAGGTAAGGGCAGACAAAAACCTCCAAGGTGAATCCTCAGTTCAAAGTTGGGATGAATTGCCGAGCAAGGATTTTAAATATAAGCGTATTGAGGAGTGGGTTAATAATCTTCAGCATAGCAGCAGTCCGGTGGAAGAAACGAATGAATTGTCCCAAAATGATCAGGTGAAGAGAGAGTCCAATGATTCAAATGGTTTGACTGCTGCTAAGGTGGATGGTAAGGTCACTCCTGGCATGGAAGCTGCTAAGCGATATATATCTTCTCTGAGTGCAGCTGCCACCACAGCTCAGCTTGCAAATCATGGATTGGTAGTGATCCCATTCCTTAGTGCTTTTGTAAATCTCAGGGTGCTCAATTTATCAGGAAATTCCATAG TAAGGATAACTGCTGGTGCTCTTCCTCGAGGACTCCATATGTTGAATCTTTCAAAAAACGGTATTTCTACTATCGAAGGTTTGCGTGAACTCACAAGACTTCGTGTACTGGACATGAGCTATAACAGGATTTTGAGAATTGGACATG GCCTAGCTTCTTGTTCGTCTCTAAAGGAATTGTACTTGGCTGGAAACAAAATCAGTGAGGTGGAGGGTCTTCATCGCCTTCTAAAACTGACTGTTCTGGATCTGCGCTTCAACAAAATCTCAACGGCAAAATGTCTTGGTCAACTGGCGGCTAACTACAATTCCTTACAAGCCATCAGCCTGGAAGGAAACCCAGCTCAGAAGAATGTCGGCGATGACCAATTGAAGAAATACCTGCAAGGACTTCTTCCCCACATGGTTTACTACAACCGGCAGCAAATCAAGTCCAGCGCTCTCAAGGACGCTGCAGATCGGTCAGTACGCTTAGGCATTAGCAACCACCAGTTTGATCGCAGCCTTAGACCCGATCACAAGGCTCCGAGGAAGGCTGGTCACGGTGTATCTTCTAAAAAGCCATCGACTTCATCAACTCACGGTCATGCAAGTCAATCTGTAGCGTCACTGAAAAAGTCTCGGGGCAGGCACAGCCACCTCCCTCCGAGTGGAACAAAAGTAACAGCGCAGAGTCGGCAGCACTACTTTGACTTGGGCAGCAGAATTATGAACCTCAAGCAGGATCTCTCGATGCGCAGGAGTCGGAGTGAGGGAACTATGGCAGCCATGTGA
- the LOC126634170 gene encoding uncharacterized protein LOC126634170 isoform X3: MASKLLPPRRLSRRLLRLPSSPFSSFTASRSCFHILEAKKSPHLSSNSHDGPRRWIASRSFCSRPLNLDDDTNIPAAIDYHSVLQEDEFHRLADSTIQDLQEKFEEYGDSVQVDDFDIDYGNEVLTLKLGDCGTYVLNKQTPNRQIWLSSPVSSVTWETLSLCSMNETGCILNSQHRADLSIYTIVCHTIP; encoded by the exons ATGGCTTCAAAGCTGCTTCCGCCGCGACGGCTCTCGAGGAGGCTTCTCAGACTTccatcttctcctttttcttctttcaccgCGTCCAGGTCGTGCTTCCATATTCTAGAAGCAAAGAAATCTCCGCATCTCTCCTCGAACAGCCACGACGGACCTCGTCGTTGGATAGCTTCCAGAAGCTTCTGTTCGAGACCTTTGAATCTCGATGACGATACTAATATTCCCGCCGCCATCGATTACCA TTCTGTTCTACAGGAGGATGAATTTCACAGGCTAGCTGATTCTACAATACAAGACCTCCAAGAGAAATTCGAg GAATATGGAGATTCTGTTCAAGTCGACGACTTTGACATAGACTATGGG AATGAGGTGCTGACCTTAAAACTCGGGGATTGTGGTACCTATGTTTTGAACAAACAAACACCAAACAGACAAATTTGGTTGTCTTCCCCGGTGAG TTCTGTAACGTGGGAAACTCTTTCATTGTGTAGTATGAATGAAACTGGATGTATCCTCAACAGTCAACACCGAGCCGATCTGTCAATCTATACCATAGTCTGTCACACTATACCATAG
- the LOC126634170 gene encoding uncharacterized protein LOC126634170 isoform X5, with protein sequence MASKLLPPRRLSRRLLRLPSSPFSSFTASRSCFHILEAKKSPHLSSNSHDGPRRWIASRSFCSRPLNLDDDTNIPAAIDYHSVLQEDEFHRLADSTIQDLQEKFEEYGDSVQVDDFDIDYGNEVLTLKLGDCGTYVLNKQTPNRQIWLSSPVSMNETGCILNSQHRADLSIYTIVCHTIP encoded by the exons ATGGCTTCAAAGCTGCTTCCGCCGCGACGGCTCTCGAGGAGGCTTCTCAGACTTccatcttctcctttttcttctttcaccgCGTCCAGGTCGTGCTTCCATATTCTAGAAGCAAAGAAATCTCCGCATCTCTCCTCGAACAGCCACGACGGACCTCGTCGTTGGATAGCTTCCAGAAGCTTCTGTTCGAGACCTTTGAATCTCGATGACGATACTAATATTCCCGCCGCCATCGATTACCA TTCTGTTCTACAGGAGGATGAATTTCACAGGCTAGCTGATTCTACAATACAAGACCTCCAAGAGAAATTCGAg GAATATGGAGATTCTGTTCAAGTCGACGACTTTGACATAGACTATGGG AATGAGGTGCTGACCTTAAAACTCGGGGATTGTGGTACCTATGTTTTGAACAAACAAACACCAAACAGACAAATTTGGTTGTCTTCCCCGGTGAG TATGAATGAAACTGGATGTATCCTCAACAGTCAACACCGAGCCGATCTGTCAATCTATACCATAGTCTGTCACACTATACCATAG
- the LOC126634170 gene encoding frataxin, mitochondrial-like isoform X4, protein MASKLLPPRRLSRRLLRLPSSPFSSFTASRSCFHILEAKKSPHLSSNSHDGPRRWIASRSFCSRPLNLDDDTNIPAAIDYHSVLQEDEFHRLADSTIQDLQEKFEEYGDSVQVDDFDIDYGNEVLTLKLGDCGTYVLNKQTPNRQIWLSSPVRFLAEARTGIKWRRLELNVSYKILERKLKN, encoded by the exons ATGGCTTCAAAGCTGCTTCCGCCGCGACGGCTCTCGAGGAGGCTTCTCAGACTTccatcttctcctttttcttctttcaccgCGTCCAGGTCGTGCTTCCATATTCTAGAAGCAAAGAAATCTCCGCATCTCTCCTCGAACAGCCACGACGGACCTCGTCGTTGGATAGCTTCCAGAAGCTTCTGTTCGAGACCTTTGAATCTCGATGACGATACTAATATTCCCGCCGCCATCGATTACCA TTCTGTTCTACAGGAGGATGAATTTCACAGGCTAGCTGATTCTACAATACAAGACCTCCAAGAGAAATTCGAg GAATATGGAGATTCTGTTCAAGTCGACGACTTTGACATAGACTATGGG AATGAGGTGCTGACCTTAAAACTCGGGGATTGTGGTACCTATGTTTTGAACAAACAAACACCAAACAGACAAATTTGGTTGTCTTCCCCGGTGAG GTTCTTAGCTGAAGCAAGAACAGGTATCAAATGGCGCAGGCTTGAATTAAACGTCTCCTACAAGATTTTGGAAAGGAagctaaaaaattga
- the LOC126634170 gene encoding uncharacterized protein LOC126634170 isoform X6 produces MASKLLPPRRLSRRLLRLPSSPFSSFTASRSCFHILEAKKSPHLSSNSHDGPRRWIASRSFCSRPLNLDDDTNIPAAIDYHSVLQEDEFHRLADSTIQDLQEKFEEYGDSVQVDDFDIDYGNEVLTLKLGDCGTYVLNKQTPNRQIWLSSPVRFVQNVWTAW; encoded by the exons ATGGCTTCAAAGCTGCTTCCGCCGCGACGGCTCTCGAGGAGGCTTCTCAGACTTccatcttctcctttttcttctttcaccgCGTCCAGGTCGTGCTTCCATATTCTAGAAGCAAAGAAATCTCCGCATCTCTCCTCGAACAGCCACGACGGACCTCGTCGTTGGATAGCTTCCAGAAGCTTCTGTTCGAGACCTTTGAATCTCGATGACGATACTAATATTCCCGCCGCCATCGATTACCA TTCTGTTCTACAGGAGGATGAATTTCACAGGCTAGCTGATTCTACAATACAAGACCTCCAAGAGAAATTCGAg GAATATGGAGATTCTGTTCAAGTCGACGACTTTGACATAGACTATGGG AATGAGGTGCTGACCTTAAAACTCGGGGATTGTGGTACCTATGTTTTGAACAAACAAACACCAAACAGACAAATTTGGTTGTCTTCCCCGGTGAG GTTCGTTCAAAATGTTTGGACTGCATGGTAA
- the LOC126634170 gene encoding frataxin, mitochondrial-like isoform X2 encodes MASKLLPPRRLSRRLLRLPSSPFSSFTASRSCFHILEAKKSPHLSSNSHDGPRRWIASRSFCSRPLNLDDDTNIPAAIDYHSVLQEDEFHRLADSTIQDLQEKFEEYGDSVQVDDFDIDYGNEVLTLKLGDCGTYVLNKQTPNRQIWLSSPVSGPQRFDWDRSAQAWVYRRTKARLLKILESELEELCGEPISLS; translated from the exons ATGGCTTCAAAGCTGCTTCCGCCGCGACGGCTCTCGAGGAGGCTTCTCAGACTTccatcttctcctttttcttctttcaccgCGTCCAGGTCGTGCTTCCATATTCTAGAAGCAAAGAAATCTCCGCATCTCTCCTCGAACAGCCACGACGGACCTCGTCGTTGGATAGCTTCCAGAAGCTTCTGTTCGAGACCTTTGAATCTCGATGACGATACTAATATTCCCGCCGCCATCGATTACCA TTCTGTTCTACAGGAGGATGAATTTCACAGGCTAGCTGATTCTACAATACAAGACCTCCAAGAGAAATTCGAg GAATATGGAGATTCTGTTCAAGTCGACGACTTTGACATAGACTATGGG AATGAGGTGCTGACCTTAAAACTCGGGGATTGTGGTACCTATGTTTTGAACAAACAAACACCAAACAGACAAATTTGGTTGTCTTCCCCGGTGAG TGGTCCTCAGAGATTTGACTGGGATCGGAGTGCTCAAGCGTGGGTTTATAGGAGGACCAAAGCTCGTTTATTGAAAATTCTAGAGAGTGAGTTGGAGGAACTGTGTGGTGAACCCATCAGCCTTTCATAA
- the LOC126634170 gene encoding uncharacterized protein LOC126634170 isoform X1, whose product MASKLLPPRRLSRRLLRLPSSPFSSFTASRSCFHILEAKKSPHLSSNSHDGPRRWIASRSFCSRPLNLDDDTNIPAAIDYHSVLQEDEFHRLADSTIQDLQEKFEEYGDSVQVDDFDIDYGNEVLTLKLGDCGTYVLNKQTPNRQIWLSSPVRYVFFCRAYWFQVCSSDCVLYSYTFVSLYEVRSKCLDCMVTKFTISE is encoded by the exons ATGGCTTCAAAGCTGCTTCCGCCGCGACGGCTCTCGAGGAGGCTTCTCAGACTTccatcttctcctttttcttctttcaccgCGTCCAGGTCGTGCTTCCATATTCTAGAAGCAAAGAAATCTCCGCATCTCTCCTCGAACAGCCACGACGGACCTCGTCGTTGGATAGCTTCCAGAAGCTTCTGTTCGAGACCTTTGAATCTCGATGACGATACTAATATTCCCGCCGCCATCGATTACCA TTCTGTTCTACAGGAGGATGAATTTCACAGGCTAGCTGATTCTACAATACAAGACCTCCAAGAGAAATTCGAg GAATATGGAGATTCTGTTCAAGTCGACGACTTTGACATAGACTATGGG AATGAGGTGCTGACCTTAAAACTCGGGGATTGTGGTACCTATGTTTTGAACAAACAAACACCAAACAGACAAATTTGGTTGTCTTCCCCGGTGAGGTATGTTTTCTTCTGTCGCGCTTATTGGTTTCAGGTTTGCTCGTCTGATTGTGTCTTGTATAGTTACACTTTTGTGAGTCTATATGAGGTTCGTTCAAAATGTTTGGACTGCATGGTAACTAAATTTACAATCTCTGAATGA
- the LOC126583997 gene encoding zinc finger protein CONSTANS-LIKE 2-like: MKNCELCRLPARIFCESDQAILCWDCDAKVHGANFLVSRHSRSLLCHGCQSPTPWKASGEKLGHTFSVCESCVLPDGGRDDDDESQGGNDEEFDSDNDEIDDDDDDDDDEDVDFDEDGDNQVVPLSSTATPPPPTSSASSSEQSATAFNNGDGGDSKTATAVTLKRFRETASDLRSQIADLDRSCPHQRCGSAKAARAGPSERNGGATSVDSSRPRKDRRIDLNRPASPS, encoded by the exons ATGAAGAATTGCGAGCTCTGCCGGCTTCCCGCGAGAATCTTCTGCGAATCGGACCAGGCGATTCTGTGCTGGGACTGCGACGCCAAGGTTCACGGCGCCAATTTCCTGGTGTCTCGCCACTCCCGGAGCCTCCTCTGCCACGGCTGCCAGTCTCCCACGCCGTGGAAGGCCTCCGGCGAAAAGCTCGGCCACACTTTTTCGGTGTGCGAGAGCTGCGTTCTCCCAGACGGAGGCAGAGACGACGACGACGAGAGCCAGGGCGGCAATGATGAGGAATTCGATTCGGATAACGATGAGATTGACGACGAcgatgacgacgacgacgatgagGATGTTGATTTCGATGAGGACGGGGATAATCAGGTGGTGCCGTTGTCTTCGACGGCGACGCCGCCTCCGCCGACTTCAAGCGCATCGAGCAGCGAGCAGTCTGCGACTGCTTTCAACAATGGTGATGGAGGTGATTCCAAAACCGCCACCGCCGTTACGTTGAAGCGATTCAGAGAAACCGCGTCGGATCTTCGCTCCCAG ATCGCCGATCTCGACCGCTCATGTCCTCACCAGAGGTGTGGCTCCGCTAAGGCTGCTCGAGCGGGTCCGTCGGAACGCAACGGCGGAGCCACTTCGGTTGACTCATCGAGACCTCGAAAAGACCGGAGAATCGACCTAAACCGGCCGGCTTCTCCGTCCTAG
- the LOC126634594 gene encoding uncharacterized protein LOC126634594 has protein sequence MTPELPSFVNVCHAVQREETRRKVMHVEPRSSPEARVFTSNHNFTSERPSNGRKADWKCTYCNTKGHVREKCWILHPELKPKFNKEGKMIKDGKGFAPKAFQSLSRPSNEMSNFTSNPISLINEFAAFLQKKSDIAEGNNVTTENPTEMLGKFAGFLANSNTTTSGNIPGSSHSEEDW, from the exons ATGACCCCTGAGCTACCATCTTTCGTCAACGTGTGTCATGCAGTCCAAAGAGAAGAAACTCGAAGGAAAGTAATGCATGTTGAGCCCCGGTCTAGCCCAGAAGCTAGGGTTTTCACTAGTAACCACAACTTCACTAGTGAAAGGCCTTCTAATGGAAGGAAAGCTGACTGGAAATGCACATATTGCAACACCAAGGGGCACGTACGGGAAAAATGCTGGATTTTACATCCTGAGTTAAAACCTAAGTTTAACAAGGAAGGAAAAATGATCAAGGATGGGAAAGGGTTTGCGCCTAAAGCCTTCCAATCTCTGAGTCGTCCATCTAATGAGATGTCAAACTTCACCTCAAACCCTATCTCCCTGATCAATGAGTTTGCTGCCTTTCTCCAAAAGAAGAGTGATATCGCTGAGGGTAACAATGTCACCACGGAAAATCCCACAGAAATGCTTGGAAAATTTGCTGGttttttggcaaattcaaaCACCACTACATCCGGCAATATCCCAG GATCGAGTCACTCAGAAGAAGATTGGTGA